In Asterias amurensis chromosome 4, ASM3211899v1, one genomic interval encodes:
- the LOC139936623 gene encoding uncharacterized protein — MASSSSARHLLQSGRNGWFLAITVLVLLLQKTYSSCPAVLCDCSGYNTLKTIRCNLRDLTNVPLELPADTKHLRLEYNSLTKLAAATFLNLSQLEKLYLYNNDINVIEDGAFRGLSSLVYLDMTTNRISEITNMTFAGAPKLEELVLRNNRLTELPQGAFSQLPRLSSLDLAANNLNEFPADVTQDLVNLKELKLSKNPVTLAASFGQQLQALEILYLNNITNAMGQFSVPDSAFDGLVNLVTIELQENFLTEIPQAVKSLPNLLTIRLENNLIRNVKDGDFYDPSPLQGLYLHHNSLVALPTSGLAKLPRLAHLVLDYNSLSTVPAWAFVHNTRLEDLSMYSAGISSIDKDAFQGLQNLTNLGLAENSLTTLVDGVFDNLNQDLEVFLAGNPLLCDCNLRAFGGWLKNNTLSPKTIECAAPERLQGTRVVDVEPVDFACKPRLLTDPIHTASAMQGTDIPLPCGIEADPIVDIYWITSNHSLVYPHQPKPGIYFLSRSNGTLMVTTISLTDRGSYTCVMKNSAGEMSNSITLEVLMPAAGTPSHQDTMLTQSPGGQGGMVYGIGGGAIALVVVLVLIATIAVHRKKNRPPDKQNIPLPLTPGFGTTRDNCNSRIYDVIPCELYSTHISNENSSPEVNLEEKTTPADHQHVAHTYLDPKKNNNREGEVPLKRSDKEKCVLDLSNESNSRYTTVEQSNPTADDEGGVVHTYLDPNSEKNKTNQPKGGVSCRWDGNEKYVVDLPNDSPRYSTTVLSNPTATDGGVVHTYLDPNSEKNKTNQPKGGVSCRWDGNNVVDLSNDSQRYSTTGPSNSTATDGGVVHTYLDPNSEKNKTNQPKGGVSCSRDGNNVVDLSNDSPRYSTTGPSNQTGGYMTMKPLPHPESK; from the coding sequence ATGGCTTCGTCATCCAGTGCACGTCATTTGCTTCAATCTGGTCGAAATGGTTGGTTCCTTGCGATCACCGTGCTGGTTCTACTGTTGCAGAAGACCTACTCATCGTGTCCAGCAGTGCTGTGCGATTGTTCCGGTTACAACACCCTCAAAACCATTCGGTGTAACCTGCGCGATCTTACGAACGTCCCTCTGGAGTTGCCCGCCGACACTAAGCACCTCCGACTGGAGTACAACAGTCTCACAAAGCTCGCAGCCGCAACGTTCTTGAATCTCTCACAGCTCGAGAAGTTGTACCTCtacaacaatgacatcaacgTCATCGAAGATGGTGCTTTCCGTGGTCTGTCAAGTTTAGTCTATCTGGATATGACCACCAACAGAATCAGTGAGATTACTAACATGACTTTTGCTGGAGCACCGAAGTTGGAGGAATTAGTCCTTCGAAACAACCGCCTGACAGAGTTACCCCAGGGTGCCTTCAGTCAGCTTCCCCGGCTCAGCTCCTTGGACCTGGCTGCTAATAACCTGAACGAGTTTCCTGCTGACGTCACCCAAGACTTGGTGAACCTCAAGGAGTTAAAATTGTCCAAGAATCCAGTCACTTTGGCAGCATCTTTCGGACAGCAACTTCAGGCATTGGAAATACTCTATCTGAATAATATCACTAATGCTATGGGACAGTTTTCCGTACCGGACTCTGCTTTTGATGGATTGGTGAATCTGGTAACCATCGAGCTACAGGAGAACTTTCTGACCGAGATACCACAGGCGGTCAAGTCACTCCCCAACTTACTCACAATCAGACTTGAAAATAACCTCATAAGGAATGTGAAGGATGGGGATTTTTACGACCCTTCCCCTCTTCAGGGCCTTTACCTTCATCATAACTCTTTGGTTGCGTTACCGACAAGCGGTCTGGCCAAGCTGCCCCGTCTCGCTCACTTGGTACTTGACTATAACTCACTTTCTACTGTCCCAGCGTGGGCTTTTGTGCACAACACTCGACTAGAAGATCTGTCCATGTACTCCGCTGGGATATCGTCCATCGACAAAGATGCCTTTCAAGGACTCCAAAACTTGACAAATCTAGGGCTTGCCGAAAACAGTTTGACGACCCTAGTAGACGGGGTCTTTGATAACCTCAACCAAGACCTAGAAGTGTTTCTGGCTGGGAATCCACTTCTGTGCGACTGCAACTTGCGTGCATTTGGAGGCTGGCTGAAGAACAACACCTTATCCCCCAAAACCATCGAATGCGCGGCACCAGAGCGCCTACAAGGAACCAGAGTAGTGGATGTAGAGCCAGTGGATTTTGCTTGCAAACCACGGCTGCTCACCGACCCCATACACACCGCTTCAGCCATGCAGGGTACTGATATACCATTACCGTGTGGAATCGAAGCTGATCCCATTGTGGATATCTACTGGATAACCAGCAACCACTCCCTTGTTTATCCACACCAGCCGAAGCCCGGGATCTACTTTCTATCAAGGAGCAACGGCACACTGATGGTAACCACCATCAGCCTAACGGACCGCGGGTCGTACACTTGCGTCATGAAGAACTCTGCTGGAGAAATGTCAAACTCGATCACTCTCGAAGTCTTGATGCCTGCTGCAGGGACACCATCACACCAGGACACCATGCTTACCCAATCACCTGGTGGTCAAGGGGGGATGGTGTATGGTATCGGAGGAGGTGCCATAGCCTTAGTTGTCGTACTCGTATTGATCGCAACAATCGCCGTGCatagaaagaaaaacagaccGCCTGATAAACAAAACATCCCATTACCACTTACACCCGGATTCGGAACTACAAGGGATAACTGTAACTCACGAATATACGATGTAATCCCCTGTGAACTTTACTCTACTCATATCAGTAATGAGAATTCATCCCCAGAGGTCAACCTTGAGGAAAAGACAACCCCTGCTGACCACCAACATGTTGCCCATACGTACCTGGATCCCAAAAAGAACAACAACCGAGAGGGGGAGGTTCCCCTAAAAAGAAGTGATAAAGAGAAGTGTGTCCTGGATCTCTCGAACGAGAGCAACAGCCGCTACACTACTGTGGAGCAATCGAACCCCACTGCCGACGACGAAGGTGGGGTTGTCCACACATACCTGGACCCCAACAGCGAGAAGAACAAGACAAACCAACCGAAGGGAGGGGTTTCTTGCAGATGGGACGGTAACGAGAAATATGTGGTGGATCTACCCAATGATAGTCCGCGCTACTCTACCACGGTGCTATCAAACCCAACTGCCACCGACGGAGGTGTTGTCCACACGTACCTGGACCCCAACAGCGAGAAGAACAAGACAAACCAACCGAAGGGAGGGGTTTCTTGCAGATGGGATGGTAACAACGTGGTGGATCTCTCCAATGATAGTCAGCGCTACTCTACCACAGGGCCATCAAACTCAACTGCCACAGACGGAGGTGTTGTCCATACATACCTGGACCCCAACAGCGAGAAGAACAAGACAAACCAACCGAAGGGAGGGGTTTCTTGCAGTCGGGATGGTAACAACGTGGTGGATCTCTCCAATGATAGTCCGCGCTACTCTACCACGGGGCCATCAAACCAAACTGGTGGTTATATGACAATGAAGCCATTGCCGCATCCGGaaagcaaataa